A window of Microcystis aeruginosa FD4 contains these coding sequences:
- a CDS encoding O-linked N-acetylglucosamine transferase, SPINDLY family protein — protein sequence MSWHNEVKTALENNQYDIVSQFYQELIEREPLEISHYWYLGLSYLLEAREEEAQATWLFVFTQVEEQETDSWMLELSNILAAEANRQLELENLEISWLIRKHLQEINPSYLDNLLHLTLVEIKLNRFHPQQLQEWQILELITQGSVNSQLLERVVIAVIPYAHEYTIELVRLSLPYLDNSLELLNHVITITGSFAFEKYQPIYSVDLAEAFLPLYPESWYLAVNLFWFYISLPDYEKAINLVNKLQDKSQTIDLKMFSQSLLFNASLRSSKWNDIPSICQEYKHLIRQFLQEKPQDIHPLVREALLTVMNPISYYEDNPKENRLILNQIGSFFQETYKAMLGFQEESFDKPREDNANKKIKIGYIAQSLKRHPVGLLSRWTISYHNREQFDIHLYLVSQPVDEITKKWFSNPADKIYHATADSLATYRKIKEDNIDILIDLDSGTGAIVAQVIALKPAPIQVNWLGFDGSGLPSVDYLLADPYVLPENAQEYYQEKIWRLPDAFVAVDGFEIAVPTLRRENLGINNDAVIYLSSQTAIKRNPAMIRLQMQIIKSVPNSYFLIQGVADANSLWDLCCQIAAEVGVETNRIKMVPLYNTETYRANLAIADVVLDTYPFNGGTTTLETLWMGIPLVVKVGQQWSSRNGYTLMMNAGITEGIAWSDEEYVQWGIKLGLDKNLREEVRCKLRKSRHTSPLWNAKQFTRDLETAYQQMWNIYSLSHQDEV from the coding sequence ATGTCTTGGCACAATGAAGTTAAAACCGCTTTAGAAAACAATCAATACGATATTGTTAGCCAGTTTTATCAAGAACTGATAGAAAGAGAACCCCTAGAAATTAGTCATTATTGGTATTTAGGATTATCCTATCTTTTGGAAGCTAGGGAAGAAGAAGCACAAGCTACTTGGTTATTTGTTTTCACTCAAGTAGAAGAACAGGAAACTGATTCATGGATGCTAGAATTAAGCAATATTTTAGCAGCCGAAGCTAACCGACAATTAGAGTTAGAAAATCTAGAAATCAGTTGGTTAATTCGTAAACATCTACAGGAAATTAATCCCAGTTATCTCGATAATTTACTGCATTTAACTCTCGTTGAAATTAAATTAAATAGATTTCATCCTCAACAACTGCAAGAATGGCAAATACTAGAATTAATTACTCAGGGTTCAGTTAACTCTCAATTATTGGAAAGGGTAGTAATTGCCGTCATACCTTACGCTCATGAATATACCATAGAATTAGTTCGGTTAAGTTTACCCTATCTTGACAATTCTCTAGAATTACTTAATCACGTCATAACTATTACCGGAAGCTTTGCTTTTGAGAAATATCAACCTATTTATTCCGTTGACTTAGCGGAAGCTTTTCTTCCCCTTTATCCCGAAAGTTGGTACTTAGCGGTTAATCTGTTTTGGTTTTATATCTCTTTACCTGACTATGAAAAAGCCATAAATTTAGTCAATAAGTTGCAAGATAAAAGTCAAACCATTGATTTAAAAATGTTTAGTCAATCTCTTCTCTTTAATGCTTCTTTGCGATCCTCAAAATGGAATGACATTCCTAGTATTTGTCAAGAGTATAAACATTTAATTAGACAATTCTTACAAGAAAAACCTCAAGATATACATCCCTTAGTGCGGGAAGCGTTACTAACAGTTATGAATCCGATTTCTTACTATGAAGATAACCCGAAAGAGAATCGACTAATTTTAAATCAGATTGGCAGTTTTTTTCAAGAAACCTACAAAGCAATGCTAGGTTTTCAGGAGGAAAGTTTTGACAAACCTAGAGAAGATAATGCAAATAAAAAAATTAAAATTGGTTACATTGCCCAAAGCTTAAAACGTCATCCCGTGGGTTTATTGAGTCGTTGGACTATTAGTTATCACAATCGTGAGCAGTTTGATATTCACCTTTATCTGGTGAGTCAACCTGTGGATGAAATAACTAAAAAATGGTTTTCTAATCCCGCAGATAAAATCTATCATGCTACTGCTGATTCCTTAGCAACCTACCGCAAAATTAAAGAAGATAACATCGATATTCTGATAGATTTAGATAGTGGTACTGGAGCAATTGTCGCCCAAGTTATTGCCCTTAAACCTGCCCCTATTCAAGTTAACTGGTTAGGTTTTGATGGTTCCGGTTTACCCTCAGTAGATTATCTTTTAGCAGACCCTTATGTATTGCCAGAAAATGCCCAAGAATATTATCAAGAAAAAATCTGGCGTTTACCTGATGCTTTCGTCGCTGTGGATGGGTTTGAAATTGCAGTTCCTACCCTGCGAAGAGAAAATTTAGGTATTAATAACGATGCGGTTATTTATCTAAGTTCTCAAACAGCAATTAAGCGTAATCCGGCGATGATTCGCTTACAAATGCAAATCATCAAATCCGTACCTAATAGTTATTTCCTGATTCAGGGAGTTGCTGATGCTAATTCCCTCTGGGATTTATGCTGTCAAATTGCTGCAGAAGTTGGGGTAGAAACTAATCGAATTAAGATGGTTCCTCTCTATAATACGGAAACCTACAGGGCAAATTTAGCCATCGCTGATGTGGTTTTGGATACCTATCCCTTTAATGGTGGTACAACCACCCTAGAAACCCTCTGGATGGGAATTCCTCTGGTGGTTAAAGTGGGGCAACAATGGTCATCACGCAACGGTTATACTTTAATGATGAATGCGGGAATAACCGAGGGTATAGCTTGGAGTGATGAAGAATATGTGCAGTGGGGAATTAAGTTAGGATTGGATAAAAATTTAAGAGAAGAAGTCCGTTGTAAACTCCGAAAGTCTCGTCATACATCTCCCCTCTGGAATGCTAAACAATTTACCAGAGATTTAGAAACTGCTTATCAACAAATGTGGAATATTTACAGCCTTTCCCATCAAGATGAAGTCTAA
- a CDS encoding O-linked N-acetylglucosamine transferase, SPINDLY family protein gives MSWQNEVKTALENNQYDIVSQFYEELIERDPLEISYYWYLGLSYLLQGREEEAQTIWLFVLSQGDEEEVMGWTADLVNILDGEARRQVTLKNWQLSWVIRQHIYQINPDNLENLLYLVLLEIKLEYFYPQKLKDWQIVDLINSDKLETFDTNLLLHTIYKLLDWPAQEVLDIIITLLKIESQQSAILEIIEQHIEKIYYSDKTNAFILTLSCLDIIPDHLPLLYKIHQYYFDTGNFELAMKTVNKIRNLASDKGSKLDSVYLLLYTELLAGNWLNIDNQIQEYYQAIQNNLEQHQCPIRNQAEVIFITSPLAYLKDDLVGNRWLTNQLAKLFQEAVRKRFNQVTIDSQRPKDVNKKLNIGYIANTLRRHSVGFLSRWLIHYHQRDDFNIHLYLVNQVEDDITEQWFKNKVYKYDNLPANPQIIAEKINQDNIDILVDLDSITNDNTCRVMALKPAPIQVTWLGLDAAGIPAIDYFIVDDLVLEKNAQEFYQEKLWRLPNCYLSVDGFEIGTPTLTRQDLNIPAEAITYLTLQVGLKRNPATIRLQMQIIKAVPKSYLLIKGAGSEKLIKDLFISIAKEEGIDENRLRFLSGVAKEEIHRANLQIADVVLDTYPYSGATTTLETLWMGIPVVTKVGQQWASRNSYTFMTYAGISEGIAWSDEEYIQWGIKLGMDEELRKKIALQLQASRQTAPLWNARQFTKDVENAYRQMWQIYCES, from the coding sequence ATGTCTTGGCAAAATGAAGTTAAAACCGCTTTAGAAAACAATCAATACGATATTGTTAGTCAGTTTTATGAAGAACTGATAGAAAGAGACCCCTTAGAAATTAGTTATTATTGGTATTTAGGATTGTCCTATCTTTTGCAAGGAAGAGAAGAAGAAGCACAAACGATATGGTTATTCGTCCTCAGTCAAGGGGATGAAGAGGAAGTGATGGGGTGGACAGCAGATTTAGTCAATATTTTAGATGGGGAAGCGCGAAGACAAGTGACGCTAAAAAATTGGCAATTAAGCTGGGTAATTCGTCAGCATATCTACCAGATAAATCCAGATAACCTAGAAAATTTATTATATCTAGTCCTGTTAGAAATTAAGCTAGAATATTTTTATCCTCAAAAACTTAAAGATTGGCAAATAGTTGATTTAATTAATTCGGACAAGTTAGAAACTTTCGATACAAATTTACTCCTACACACAATCTATAAACTTCTAGATTGGCCAGCGCAAGAAGTTTTAGATATCATCATAACCCTTTTAAAAATAGAGTCACAACAATCGGCAATATTGGAAATTATCGAACAACATATTGAAAAGATTTATTATAGCGATAAAACTAATGCTTTTATTTTGACTCTTAGCTGTCTAGATATTATACCCGATCACTTACCACTTTTGTATAAAATTCATCAATACTATTTCGATACTGGTAACTTTGAGTTGGCCATGAAAACTGTCAATAAAATCAGGAATTTAGCCAGTGATAAAGGATCAAAACTGGATAGTGTTTATCTGCTACTCTATACGGAACTTTTAGCAGGTAATTGGTTAAATATTGACAATCAAATCCAAGAATATTATCAAGCAATTCAAAATAATTTAGAACAGCATCAATGTCCAATTAGAAATCAAGCTGAGGTTATTTTTATCACTTCTCCCTTAGCTTATTTAAAAGATGACTTAGTGGGTAATCGCTGGTTAACTAATCAGTTAGCTAAACTGTTTCAAGAGGCAGTTAGAAAAAGATTTAATCAGGTTACTATCGATTCCCAGAGACCTAAAGATGTCAATAAAAAGCTAAATATTGGCTATATTGCCAATACTTTACGCCGACATTCCGTTGGGTTTTTAAGTCGCTGGTTAATTCATTATCATCAACGAGACGACTTTAATATTCATCTCTACCTAGTCAATCAAGTCGAGGACGATATTACGGAACAATGGTTTAAAAATAAAGTGTATAAGTATGATAATTTACCAGCCAATCCCCAAATTATTGCCGAAAAAATTAATCAAGATAACATCGATATTTTAGTAGATTTAGATAGCATCACTAATGATAACACCTGTCGAGTTATGGCCCTTAAACCCGCACCAATTCAGGTGACATGGTTAGGACTAGATGCCGCGGGAATACCTGCGATTGATTACTTTATTGTGGATGATTTAGTTCTAGAAAAAAATGCCCAAGAGTTTTATCAAGAGAAGCTTTGGCGCTTACCTAACTGTTATCTGTCCGTGGATGGATTTGAAATCGGAACACCAACGCTAACCCGACAGGATTTAAACATACCGGCAGAGGCAATTACTTATTTAACTTTGCAAGTGGGATTAAAAAGAAATCCTGCCACAATTCGCTTACAAATGCAGATTATTAAAGCAGTACCCAAAAGTTATTTATTAATCAAAGGTGCAGGAAGTGAAAAGCTTATCAAAGATTTATTTATCAGCATTGCTAAAGAGGAAGGAATCGATGAAAATAGATTGCGCTTTCTCTCAGGAGTTGCTAAGGAAGAAATTCATCGCGCTAATCTCCAAATTGCCGATGTGGTACTCGATACCTATCCCTATAGTGGTGCAACCACTACTCTAGAAACTCTTTGGATGGGTATTCCTGTAGTGACAAAAGTTGGACAACAATGGGCCAGTCGTAACAGTTATACTTTTATGACTTATGCGGGAATTAGCGAGGGTATTGCTTGGAGTGATGAGGAGTATATTCAGTGGGGAATAAAATTGGGAATGGATGAGGAATTAAGAAAAAAAATAGCCTTGCAATTGCAAGCTTCTCGTCAAACAGCACCGCTTTGGAATGCACGTCAGTTTACTAAAGATGTGGAAAATGCCTATCGTCAAATGTGGCAAATCTATTGTGAAAGTTAA